In Apium graveolens cultivar Ventura unplaced genomic scaffold, ASM990537v1 ctg3978, whole genome shotgun sequence, a genomic segment contains:
- the LOC141701525 gene encoding protein phosphatase 2C 51-like, with product MMRNQDIVNSEDEYTNTPDVPQNKSENTNNVPDTDNQINGNGKVVNYDSHGSISVKGRRKYMEDALTVDLGFLMWESNNYDYFGVYDGHGGSEVARACRDHLHLLVKNEVEKQARKIIDWEKVMVTSFLRMDEHVLAEGVEGSTGSTAIVVVVGEEVLVVANCGDSRGVFSRSSTVVPLSFDHKPDRPDELKRIEVSRGVVVNLNGKRVQGVLSTSRSIGDEHLKPYVVAQAEVTVKARSDLDEFIIVASDGLWDVMSNEDACKVVRFCLQRQSQEGSKKKSSVTPGNENEPKSRAAVAALNLKRIAMKRGSQDNISVIVIDLQKLHKTSA from the exons ATGATGAGAAACCAAGATATAGTTAATTCAGAAGATGAATACACAAACACACCTGATGTGCCCCAAAATAAGTCTGAGAATACAAATAATGTACCAGATACAGATAATCAAATAAACGGTAATGGTAAAGTTGTGAACTATGATTCACATGGTAGTATCTCGGTGAAGGGAAGAAGGAAATATATGGAGGATGCTTTGACAGTAGACTTGGGGTTTTTAATGTGGGAATCAAATAATTATGACTATTTTGGTGTGTATGATGGTCATGGTGGCTCAGAAGTAGCTCGGGCTTGTCGTGACCACTTACACCTGTTGGTTAAAAATGAGGTTGAAAAACAGGCAAGGAAAATTATAGACTGGGAGAAGGTAATGGTCACAAGTTTTCTTAGGATGGATGAACATGTGCTTGCTGAAGGAGTTGAGGGTTCAACAGGATCAACTGCGATTGTTGTTGTGGTTGGGGAGGAGGTTCTGGTGGTTGCTAATTGCGGAGATTCCAGAGGTGTTTTTTCACGTTCATCCACTGTTGTGCCATTGTCTTTTGATCATAAG CCTGATCGACCGGATGAGTTGAAGAGGATCGAAGTCTCTCGTGGAGTGGTTGTCAACTTGAACGGGAAAAGAGTTCAAGGAGTTCTTTCAACTTCAAGATCTATTG GGGACGAGCACTTGAAACCATATGTAGTAGCTCAAGCAGAAGTTACAGTGAAAGCGAGAAGCGACCTTGATGAGTTCATAATAGTAGCTAGTGATGGTTTATGGGACGTAATGTCAAATGAAGATGCATGCAAAGTTGTTAGATTTTGTTTGCAGCGACAATCACAGGAAGGATCAAAGAAGAAGTCTAGTGTAACCCCCGGCAATGAGAATGAGCCTAAGAGTCGGGCTGCTGTAGCTGCACTAAATCTTAAAAGGATAGCAATGAAGCGAGGCAGCCAAGATAACATAAGTGTTATCGTCATCGATCTGCAGAAACTCCACAAAACTTCTGCCTAG